From Rickettsia endosymbiont of Ceutorhynchus obstrictus, a single genomic window includes:
- a CDS encoding tyrosine-type recombinase/integrase, whose protein sequence is MSELINFTKERLTKIAIPATGIRVYRDSKERGLILIASYGGSKVFYLYKTIDGKPERIKLGEFPYITIDEARIKAIELKTQVARGINPVKEKKAQKAALQGTLSLRELFNRYIDDYAKHNVVTWERLVLQMNRQAKTLYDRKLLDITTEDIQSVFNDLTVRISKVTANRFLTLINAVLNKGVKWRLLEKNPAISVERHRANKPRIRYITKEEMPKFFKAVEEGKNRIMADFFLMALFTGCRRGNVAAMRWDNISFAGSVWQIERTKNGKPQEIHLSPAVVEILRRRRQENANDPNINDNGFVFPSKKSKSGHIESSQYAWSKLCNAAGLKKIIVHDLRRTYGTWMRLAANADREVIGIVLGHEALKTTEIYDIIESVAVKKFRDVTTNAMAVFSGTKPQDNDLFRQLRQSISDSSNTISKILSESSFNHLINNDSLAGLIKMREMSETVVHSLNTYAYGNVAA, encoded by the coding sequence ATGTCGGAATTAATAAACTTTACCAAAGAAAGGCTTACGAAGATTGCTATACCTGCAACCGGTATACGGGTTTACAGGGACAGCAAAGAGCGTGGGCTTATCCTTATTGCATCGTACGGCGGTAGTAAAGTTTTTTATCTGTACAAAACCATTGACGGTAAGCCTGAAAGGATAAAGCTCGGTGAATTCCCTTACATTACCATCGATGAAGCGAGAATAAAAGCAATTGAGCTAAAAACCCAAGTAGCAAGAGGCATCAATCCCGTAAAGGAGAAGAAAGCCCAAAAAGCCGCGTTGCAGGGTACCTTGAGTTTGAGAGAGCTTTTTAATCGGTATATTGATGATTACGCTAAGCATAACGTCGTAACCTGGGAACGCCTTGTGTTGCAGATGAATAGGCAAGCAAAAACTTTGTATGATAGGAAGTTGTTAGATATCACGACGGAAGACATACAAAGCGTTTTTAATGACTTGACCGTGAGGATAAGCAAAGTAACGGCTAATAGGTTTTTAACGTTAATAAATGCGGTATTGAATAAAGGCGTTAAGTGGCGACTGCTTGAGAAGAATCCGGCTATTTCGGTTGAACGTCATCGGGCAAATAAACCTCGTATCCGTTATATTACCAAGGAAGAAATGCCGAAGTTTTTTAAAGCCGTAGAAGAAGGGAAGAACCGCATTATGGCGGACTTTTTCTTAATGGCATTATTTACGGGTTGCAGACGCGGCAACGTTGCGGCGATGCGTTGGGATAATATCAGTTTTGCCGGTTCGGTGTGGCAAATAGAACGCACTAAGAACGGCAAGCCGCAAGAAATACATTTATCGCCGGCAGTAGTTGAGATATTACGCCGAAGACGGCAAGAAAACGCTAATGACCCAAACATTAACGATAATGGTTTTGTCTTTCCAAGCAAAAAAAGCAAAAGCGGACATATAGAAAGCTCGCAATATGCTTGGAGTAAGCTGTGTAACGCTGCCGGTCTTAAAAAAATAATAGTTCACGATTTGCGTAGAACTTACGGGACATGGATGAGGCTAGCAGCAAACGCTGATCGTGAAGTAATCGGCATAGTTTTAGGCCATGAAGCTCTGAAAACTACAGAGATATACGATATTATCGAGAGTGTAGCGGTAAAAAAGTTTAGAGACGTAACTACAAACGCAATGGCAGTATTTAGCGGCACCAAGCCGCAAGATAACGATTTATTCCGACAGTTACGCCAATCTATAAGCGACAGTAGTAACACCATTAGCAAAATACTAAGCGAGTCATCCTTTAATCATCTTATTAATAACGATTCGTTAGCCGGTCTTATTAAAATGCGGGAAATGTCCGAGACGGTCGTACACTCGCTTAATACATATGCATACGGCAATGTAGCCGCCTGA
- a CDS encoding AAA family ATPase, giving the protein MSDILPVKDDIKGYFWLVFGYLDGLIPLRSFAEKGGASHKPPANIWIEANDDMAVNALNFAMTTNQRQTAFYVIPGVVENTGEAGSINIKQMQVLLIDIDDGDTESKLALLENALGKASMVVESGGMTSEGHTKLHVYWQLMEAASGEDLKILLELRHKIALAVGGDLHFKLAHQPIRVAGSVYYKGGVAKLVKIRSYSRMEYTLEELVEGIKKLIGVNTLDLQNFTKNLPNINNISLPLNNILTSKVYEGGSVEASRFNRLSRIIGYWLRRCHDGLITEAQTLEEIHSYNLANVVPSWSLEKIKQEVNGLWKLHLQKYGEAKKITNNASRRTISIFQLGRFLEDQSELPQDLIAPRILTPRGILVFGGAPKVGKSDFLLSLFVHLAAGQEFLGFKPVRPLKIFYYQTEVEYDYLRERLQNMQLPKELMDKARVNLYITPASKLLLDAEGINIIAADVKKVLNDAPDIIAVDPLRNVFDGGRDGATENENDAMLFFLRERIEALRDQLNPKAGVILVHHTKKINRMQFEDDPFQAFSGASSLRGYYTTGALLYKPEPENDNKHLIFELRNGKEIPTKIINKTNGVWVEVNPLNIPLIKQHYSSKLNAERDRREQLIMDILEEEAVKGRAYSINAFCEAFDGEKGLGSKDSIRSRIKVLTRKGDIKFFKNTMDYGFGKCTSNYGLMCFENMQLGKKHRKKVLPTHYLHHEFEELHPIENPKIWRVYEEEINEEENEEF; this is encoded by the coding sequence GTGAGTGATATTTTACCCGTAAAAGATGACATTAAAGGTTATTTTTGGCTGGTCTTCGGTTATTTAGACGGGTTAATTCCGTTGCGATCATTTGCAGAGAAAGGCGGGGCTAGTCATAAGCCCCCTGCCAATATCTGGATTGAAGCAAATGACGATATGGCTGTTAATGCTCTAAATTTTGCTATGACAACAAACCAACGACAAACGGCATTTTACGTAATTCCTGGAGTGGTTGAAAATACAGGGGAAGCAGGAAGTATCAATATAAAGCAAATGCAGGTTCTACTGATTGATATTGACGACGGGGATACCGAAAGCAAGTTAGCATTACTTGAAAACGCTTTAGGTAAGGCTAGCATGGTTGTTGAGTCGGGAGGTATGACTAGCGAGGGACATACTAAGCTGCATGTTTATTGGCAATTAATGGAGGCTGCGAGCGGTGAGGATTTAAAAATTTTATTAGAGTTGCGGCACAAAATAGCTTTAGCCGTGGGCGGTGATTTACATTTTAAGCTAGCGCATCAACCAATTAGGGTAGCAGGCTCGGTTTATTACAAAGGCGGAGTTGCGAAGCTTGTTAAAATTAGGTCATATAGTCGCATGGAGTATACGCTTGAGGAATTAGTAGAGGGAATTAAAAAGTTAATTGGTGTTAATACTTTAGATCTCCAGAATTTTACTAAAAACTTACCAAACATTAACAATATTTCCTTACCTTTAAATAATATTTTGACAAGCAAAGTGTATGAAGGCGGCAGCGTTGAAGCTAGCCGTTTCAACCGGTTAAGCAGGATAATAGGCTACTGGTTGCGCCGCTGCCATGACGGGTTAATTACTGAAGCACAAACCTTAGAGGAAATACATAGCTATAATTTAGCCAATGTTGTTCCTTCTTGGTCGTTAGAGAAAATAAAACAAGAGGTTAACGGCTTATGGAAGTTGCATTTACAGAAATACGGAGAAGCTAAAAAGATTACTAATAATGCATCTCGTCGAACAATTAGTATATTTCAGCTAGGTCGATTTTTAGAAGATCAAAGCGAATTGCCGCAAGATTTAATAGCACCACGTATATTAACGCCTCGCGGTATATTAGTCTTCGGCGGTGCGCCTAAGGTCGGTAAGAGTGATTTTTTGTTGTCGTTATTTGTGCATTTGGCAGCAGGGCAAGAGTTTTTAGGCTTTAAGCCCGTTCGTCCATTAAAGATATTTTATTATCAAACGGAAGTAGAATATGACTATTTGCGTGAAAGATTACAAAATATGCAATTACCTAAGGAGTTAATGGATAAGGCACGAGTTAACTTATACATTACACCGGCTAGTAAGTTGTTATTAGATGCTGAAGGAATAAATATAATAGCGGCAGACGTAAAGAAAGTTTTAAATGATGCTCCCGATATCATCGCCGTTGATCCATTGCGCAATGTTTTTGACGGCGGTAGAGACGGAGCAACAGAGAATGAAAACGACGCAATGCTGTTTTTCCTTCGGGAAAGAATAGAAGCCTTAAGGGATCAATTAAACCCTAAGGCAGGCGTTATTTTAGTTCATCATACAAAAAAGATTAACCGCATGCAGTTTGAAGATGATCCGTTTCAAGCTTTTAGCGGCGCAAGTAGTTTGCGAGGATACTACACTACCGGAGCATTGTTATATAAGCCGGAACCGGAAAATGATAACAAGCACCTAATATTTGAGCTACGTAACGGCAAAGAAATTCCTACTAAGATAATTAATAAAACTAATGGCGTATGGGTTGAGGTAAATCCTTTAAATATACCGCTTATAAAGCAGCATTATAGTAGCAAATTAAATGCCGAGCGCGATCGCCGTGAACAACTAATTATGGATATCTTGGAGGAAGAAGCCGTTAAGGGGCGTGCATATTCAATTAATGCCTTTTGTGAAGCATTTGACGGCGAGAAGGGTTTAGGTAGTAAGGACTCTATTAGGTCGAGAATTAAAGTTTTAACAAGGAAAGGGGATATTAAGTTTTTTAAAAACACTATGGATTATGGTTTTGGTAAATGTACATCAAATTATGGTTTAATGTGTTTTGAAAATATGCAGTTAGGTAAGAAACACAGAAAAAAAGTTTTGCCTACTCATTATTTACATCATGAATTCGAGGAATTACATCCGATAGAAAACCCTAAAATATGGAGAGTTTACGAAGAAGAAATAAACGAAGAGGAAAATGAAGAATTTTAA
- a CDS encoding ATP-binding protein, which translates to MSKLPIISADERLAEKRGIKGCIFGGYGIGKTSLLWTLPAETTLFFDLEAGDLAVEGWQGDSVRPRTWQGCRDFAVFIGGANPSVKDNGIYGKAHYEDVCRRFGDSAAIDKYETIFIDSITVAGRLCLQWCKSQPQAISEKTGREDVRSMYGLHGQEMITWLTHLQHARNKNIWFVGILEEKQDEYNRRTFGLQIDGSKTANELPGIVDQVITMAQVKTENGESRAFINHTLNPYGYPAKDRSGKLEMIEPPHLGNLMDKIKSHNPSSLRATKGSVAIS; encoded by the coding sequence ATGAGTAAATTACCTATTATTAGTGCCGACGAGCGTTTAGCGGAAAAACGAGGGATTAAGGGTTGTATATTTGGCGGGTACGGCATCGGCAAAACTAGCCTTCTCTGGACTCTACCGGCGGAAACTACGTTATTCTTCGATCTTGAGGCTGGGGATTTAGCAGTTGAAGGCTGGCAAGGTGATTCTGTTAGACCTCGCACCTGGCAGGGATGCCGAGACTTTGCGGTATTTATCGGCGGTGCTAATCCTTCTGTTAAGGACAACGGCATTTATGGCAAAGCACATTATGAAGATGTTTGCCGTAGGTTTGGGGATTCTGCCGCTATTGATAAATACGAGACTATTTTTATTGACTCGATAACAGTTGCAGGACGCTTATGTTTGCAATGGTGTAAATCTCAACCGCAAGCCATTAGTGAGAAAACCGGCAGGGAAGATGTGCGGAGTATGTACGGCTTGCACGGTCAAGAAATGATCACCTGGCTAACGCATCTACAACATGCCAGAAATAAAAATATCTGGTTTGTCGGGATATTGGAAGAGAAGCAAGACGAATATAATCGTCGGACATTCGGCTTGCAGATAGACGGCAGCAAAACGGCTAATGAGTTACCGGGGATAGTTGACCAGGTTATTACTATGGCACAGGTAAAAACCGAAAACGGGGAATCGCGGGCTTTCATTAATCACACTTTAAACCCTTACGGCTACCCTGCTAAAGATCGGTCGGGGAAGCTGGAAATGATCGAGCCGCCGCATTTGGGTAATTTAATGGACAAAATCAAATCACATAACCCGTCGTCATTGCGAGCGACTAAAGGGAGCGTGGCAATCTCATAA
- a CDS encoding recombinase family protein: protein MYERKKATEAIILCRVSSKEQEEGYSTNAQKYRSQEYCTRKGLGILKIFEFTESSTVGNRKKFMEAIEFAKKQKKIIAVVTDKVDRLQRSYKETPLLNNLIEKEKIELHFHTENCIIHKYSTSQERMMWNLFTMMAQNYVDSLKDNINRSIAQKLREGKWVSTAPMGYLHTNDKKGTIVIDLDRSPLIKKIFETYATGNYNLPEILKKTKEWGLTNARGNKGYLSRSQIFELIKNPFYYGVMRLKKQGKDSLIFTHQL from the coding sequence ATGTACGAAAGAAAAAAAGCAACTGAAGCAATTATATTATGTAGGGTATCCTCTAAAGAGCAGGAAGAAGGCTATTCAACCAATGCCCAAAAATATCGTTCACAAGAATATTGTACCCGTAAAGGGTTAGGGATTTTAAAAATCTTTGAATTTACTGAATCGTCCACCGTAGGCAATCGTAAAAAATTTATGGAAGCCATAGAGTTTGCTAAAAAGCAGAAAAAAATAATTGCAGTGGTAACGGATAAGGTGGACAGGCTACAACGTAGTTATAAGGAGACTCCTTTATTAAACAACCTTATCGAAAAAGAAAAAATAGAGCTACATTTTCACACGGAAAATTGTATTATCCATAAATATTCTACATCACAGGAGCGTATGATGTGGAATTTGTTTACTATGATGGCGCAAAATTACGTTGATAGCCTTAAGGATAACATAAACCGCAGTATAGCGCAAAAATTACGAGAAGGTAAATGGGTAAGTACTGCTCCCATGGGTTATCTGCATACTAACGATAAAAAGGGAACCATAGTAATTGACCTTGATAGATCACCTTTGATAAAAAAGATATTTGAAACCTACGCAACAGGCAATTATAACTTACCGGAAATATTGAAAAAAACCAAAGAGTGGGGACTTACTAATGCAAGAGGCAATAAAGGTTATTTAAGTAGATCGCAAATTTTCGAGCTTATTAAGAATCCTTTTTATTATGGAGTAATGAGATTAAAAAAACAGGGCAAAGATTCCCTCATATTTACCCACCAATTATAA